The Heyndrickxia vini genome contains a region encoding:
- the spoIIGA gene encoding sigma-E processing peptidase SpoIIGA, translated as MVVYMDVIWLLNLLVDAMLLWLTAIILKRRTSLWRIFVGGFIGSLLIVMSLTPFSSYAGHPIVKLIFSIFIVYSAFGFKRFKYFFSNLLTFYFVTFLIGGLLIGTHYFIHFDFQLKNSVLLASVKGFGDPISWIFVLFGLPIAWFFSKQRIEDFEMANIQFDQLVDVKIKINGISLQLKGLIDSGNQLYDPLSKQPVMIVSIQDALDQFPQEIREITDHSDKFIQGKTSLSPEWSEKIRFIPAKVVGKSNQLLLAYKPDNLIIEKEYESWLVKKALISFTNQRLSSDDMFQCIVHPKMLTGIPIQSAS; from the coding sequence TTGGTTGTCTATATGGACGTTATATGGCTATTAAACTTACTCGTTGATGCAATGCTTCTATGGTTGACAGCCATTATATTAAAACGTCGGACCTCTTTATGGAGGATATTTGTTGGAGGGTTTATTGGCTCTTTGCTCATTGTAATGAGTCTAACACCATTTTCTTCTTACGCAGGTCATCCAATCGTCAAACTAATATTTTCCATTTTTATAGTTTACTCCGCATTTGGTTTCAAACGCTTTAAGTATTTCTTTTCAAACCTTTTAACATTTTATTTCGTTACATTTTTGATTGGGGGATTGTTAATCGGAACCCATTATTTCATTCATTTTGACTTTCAATTAAAAAATTCGGTATTACTTGCAAGTGTAAAAGGGTTTGGTGATCCTATTAGTTGGATATTCGTCCTCTTCGGTTTGCCGATCGCATGGTTTTTTTCTAAACAACGAATTGAAGATTTTGAAATGGCGAATATTCAATTTGACCAATTAGTTGACGTGAAAATAAAAATAAACGGAATTTCTCTGCAACTAAAGGGACTTATCGATAGTGGAAATCAATTATACGATCCATTATCGAAACAGCCGGTGATGATTGTTTCGATACAAGATGCCCTTGATCAATTCCCTCAAGAAATTAGGGAAATCACTGACCATTCAGATAAATTTATTCAAGGAAAAACTTCCTTATCACCTGAATGGAGTGAAAAAATCCGTTTTATACCAGCTAAAGTAGTTGGAAAAAGTAATCAATTATTATTAGCTTATAAACCAGACAATTTGATTATCGAAAAAGAATATGAAAGTTGGCTCGTAAAAAAAGCGCTAATTTCTTTTACTAATCAACGTTTATCGAGTGATGACATGTTCCAATGTATTGTTCATCCGAAAATGTTAACGGGAATACCGATACAATCGGCATCCTGA
- the ftsA gene encoding cell division protein FtsA has translation MNNNDIYVSLDIGTSTVKVIIGEMVDDSLNIIGVGNVKSEGIRKGSIVDIDETVHSIRKAVEQAERMIGMNINHVIVGIAGNHVMLQNCHGVVAVSSENREISDEDVARVMDAAQVISIPPEREIINVIPRQFIVDGLDEINDPRGMIGVRLEMEGTIVTGSKTILHNTLRCVERAGLEITEIVLQPLAAGAVALSKDEKNLGTVLVDIGGGSTTLAVFENGFIKETSVMPIGGEHITKDLSIVLRTSTEDAERIKVKNGHAYSIDAMSDEVFSVPIIGSDQHQQFNQLEISDIIEARLEEIFDFVLQELKRMGIMDLPGGIVLTGGTVNLPGVMELAASVFQNRVRVAIPDYIGVREPQYTTAVGLIQYAYKNARLQGRNVSASPVQLEQIEKKSVKKPQPKQKSEKQQDEKISTRMKKFFGYFFE, from the coding sequence ATGAACAACAATGACATATATGTAAGTCTTGACATCGGTACATCCACCGTAAAGGTAATAATTGGTGAAATGGTAGATGATTCATTAAATATCATCGGTGTTGGGAATGTAAAATCTGAAGGAATTCGAAAAGGATCAATTGTTGACATAGATGAAACAGTCCATTCAATTAGGAAGGCTGTTGAGCAGGCGGAAAGAATGATTGGCATGAATATAAACCATGTGATCGTTGGAATTGCAGGCAATCATGTAATGTTACAAAACTGTCATGGGGTTGTAGCCGTTTCAAGTGAAAATAGAGAAATATCCGATGAAGATGTGGCAAGGGTAATGGATGCTGCACAAGTCATTTCTATTCCCCCGGAGCGCGAAATTATCAATGTAATCCCAAGGCAATTTATAGTAGATGGCTTGGATGAAATTAATGATCCACGCGGAATGATTGGTGTTCGACTAGAAATGGAAGGCACCATTGTTACAGGATCCAAAACAATTTTACATAACACATTACGATGTGTTGAGAGGGCGGGTTTAGAAATTACCGAAATCGTCCTTCAACCATTAGCAGCCGGTGCTGTAGCTTTATCTAAAGATGAAAAAAATCTTGGCACTGTTCTAGTAGATATTGGCGGAGGTTCTACTACCCTCGCTGTATTTGAAAATGGCTTTATTAAAGAAACAAGCGTAATGCCAATCGGTGGTGAACATATAACAAAAGATTTATCCATCGTATTAAGAACTTCAACAGAAGATGCAGAACGCATTAAAGTTAAAAATGGACATGCATACAGTATTGATGCAATGTCAGATGAAGTATTCAGTGTACCGATAATTGGCAGTGACCAACACCAACAATTCAACCAATTAGAAATTTCTGATATTATAGAAGCTAGATTAGAAGAAATTTTTGATTTTGTTCTACAGGAATTAAAACGAATGGGAATTATGGATTTGCCGGGTGGTATTGTTTTAACTGGTGGTACGGTTAATCTTCCAGGGGTAATGGAGTTAGCTGCATCTGTATTCCAAAATCGTGTAAGGGTAGCTATTCCTGATTATATTGGTGTAAGAGAACCGCAATATACAACTGCGGTAGGATTGATTCAATACGCGTATAAGAATGCTAGATTGCAAGGACGTAATGTCAGTGCATCACCTGTTCAACTAGAGCAAATTGAAAAAAAATCAGTTAAAAAGCCGCAACCTAAACAAAAAAGTGAAAAACAACAAGACGAGAAAATTTCCACAAGAATGAAGAAATTCTTTGGTTACTTCTTTGAGTAA
- a CDS encoding small basic family protein produces MWLPIFGLILGVILGLLTDIRIPDEYANYLSIAVLAALDTLFGGIRAYLQNIYETLVFVSGFFFNIILAASLAFLGVHLGVDLYLAAIFAFGVRLFQNIAVIRRILLAKWTSKSENVKKV; encoded by the coding sequence ATGTGGCTGCCAATTTTTGGACTGATCTTGGGAGTGATTTTAGGATTACTAACTGATATACGAATCCCTGATGAGTATGCCAATTATCTTTCCATCGCCGTTTTGGCGGCACTTGATACATTGTTTGGTGGAATTCGCGCTTACTTACAAAATATATATGAAACCCTTGTGTTCGTTTCAGGTTTCTTTTTTAATATAATTCTTGCTGCAAGTTTAGCTTTTCTAGGAGTACATCTTGGTGTAGACTTATACTTAGCTGCAATTTTTGCATTCGGTGTAAGGCTATTTCAAAATATTGCAGTAATAAGGCGAATTTTATTAGCGAAATGGACATCTAAAAGTGAAAATGTGAAAAAAGTTTAA
- a CDS encoding DUF881 domain-containing protein has product MRSKFTISMTLISVIIGFMLAIQFQTVKEPKVRDTRDIWALRDDLIKEQDLQSKLLEEVRSNEERISKYKTKIKDSKEIALQETLEELKKEAGQTDIKGPGIVINISLLKEALLLGQPVADVSPILLKRLVNDLNMYGAEQISIDGERLINTTVIRDINGKTKINGHSIKNYPFQIKIITENMDNANKLYNRIQVSPVIDEFVVGNLKISISKPKKSLIIPAFEDSILINGMESVE; this is encoded by the coding sequence GTGAGGTCAAAATTCACAATAAGTATGACATTGATTTCAGTAATCATCGGCTTCATGCTTGCTATCCAATTTCAAACAGTAAAAGAGCCGAAAGTAAGGGATACTAGAGACATTTGGGCATTAAGAGACGATTTAATTAAAGAGCAAGACTTACAATCGAAATTGCTTGAAGAGGTTAGATCCAATGAAGAACGGATTTCTAAGTATAAAACGAAAATAAAAGACAGTAAAGAGATTGCTTTACAAGAAACGCTGGAAGAATTAAAAAAAGAAGCGGGGCAAACAGACATAAAAGGTCCGGGTATTGTGATCAACATTTCTCTTTTAAAAGAAGCTTTGTTGCTTGGACAACCTGTCGCTGATGTTTCTCCGATTCTTTTAAAACGCCTAGTAAATGATTTAAATATGTATGGTGCCGAACAAATTTCGATTGACGGGGAAAGATTGATTAATACAACAGTCATCCGTGATATTAATGGAAAAACAAAAATAAATGGACACTCAATTAAAAACTATCCTTTTCAAATAAAAATTATTACAGAAAATATGGATAACGCAAATAAATTATATAATCGTATACAAGTGTCCCCAGTAATTGATGAATTTGTTGTAGGAAACTTAAAAATCTCAATTTCAAAGCCCAAAAAATCACTTATTATACCAGCTTTTGAAGATAGTATCCTTATAAATGGGATGGAGTCAGTTGAATAA
- a CDS encoding cell division protein FtsQ/DivIB gives MSEGKVVSLEDRIPKLKEQRKRKTNRRLIFLISVFFLLILLIIYFQSPLSHVNKINVGGNKTISDETIIKQSGLTKKTNVWKVNKEETAAKIKSIPEVKKASVKITFPNSIVVEITEHAKIAYISNGKKLFPVLENGKVLNKQQDNLVTNIPILTDFKKGNILNEMVEQLQQLPEEILNSISEIHYDPKKTDNYHITLYMNDGFEVSATMRTLASKIIYYPSIVSQLNPNVKGIIDLEVGSVFKAFKAEGKGKNGE, from the coding sequence GTGTCCGAAGGAAAAGTAGTATCGTTAGAAGACCGAATTCCAAAATTAAAAGAACAGCGGAAAAGAAAAACAAATCGCCGTCTCATCTTTTTAATTTCCGTATTTTTTTTACTAATATTGTTAATTATCTATTTTCAATCCCCTCTTAGTCATGTGAATAAAATTAACGTTGGAGGCAATAAAACGATTAGTGATGAAACAATCATAAAGCAATCGGGATTAACAAAAAAGACGAATGTATGGAAAGTAAATAAAGAGGAAACTGCTGCAAAGATCAAATCAATTCCAGAAGTAAAAAAGGCTTCAGTGAAAATTACTTTTCCAAATAGTATTGTTGTTGAAATTACGGAGCATGCTAAAATTGCATACATATCTAATGGGAAAAAACTTTTTCCGGTTCTTGAAAACGGAAAGGTTCTAAACAAACAACAAGATAATTTAGTGACTAACATTCCTATTCTAACGGATTTTAAAAAGGGAAATATACTTAATGAGATGGTTGAACAGCTTCAGCAACTTCCGGAGGAAATATTAAATTCAATTTCGGAAATTCATTATGACCCTAAGAAAACGGATAATTATCATATCACGTTATATATGAATGATGGTTTTGAAGTTTCGGCGACGATGAGAACATTGGCTAGTAAAATCATTTATTACCCTTCAATTGTTTCTCAGCTTAACCCGAATGTAAAAGGTATAATCGATTTGGAAGTTGGATCAGTTTTTAAAGCTTTTAAAGCGGAGGGAAAAGGCAAAAATGGCGAGTAA
- the murD gene encoding UDP-N-acetylmuramoyl-L-alanine--D-glutamate ligase: MKKTNQYQHKKILVLGLAKSGVSAASLLHKLGAFVTVNDFKPLDENPEAQGLLEQGIKVICGSHPIELLDEGFELIVKNPGIPYTNPLVAGAINRGIPVITEVELAYQISDAQMVGITGTNGKTTTTTLIFNMLQADNEFQPLIAGNIGTVASEVAQKATVDNQMVVELSSFQLMGIQSFKPHIAVITNIYEAHLDYHGTKQEYAKAKANITKNQSEDDYLIVNADQAELMKLISFSKAKLIPFSTTTYLENGSSIINGMVSFLGEEIMPKSDITLPGDHNLENILAAVAAAKLLGVSNQAIRNVLTTFKGVKHRTQFVDEISGRRFFNDSKATNILAAQSALNAFNEPIILLAGGLDRGNGFDELIPSLKNVKAIITFGQTANKLEEVARKAGIEIIKRVDNVEKAVPVAYDLSMPGDVILLSPACASWDQYKTFEVRGDIFIDAVHKLK; this comes from the coding sequence TTGAAAAAGACTAATCAATATCAGCATAAGAAAATATTAGTATTGGGACTTGCGAAAAGTGGGGTAAGTGCTGCCTCACTACTACATAAGTTGGGAGCTTTTGTTACAGTAAATGATTTTAAACCTCTTGATGAAAATCCGGAGGCACAAGGGCTCTTGGAGCAAGGAATAAAAGTAATTTGCGGAAGCCATCCGATTGAATTATTGGATGAAGGTTTTGAATTAATCGTAAAAAATCCAGGGATTCCATATACGAATCCTTTAGTTGCTGGTGCAATTAATAGGGGGATTCCGGTCATAACCGAAGTGGAACTTGCTTATCAAATTTCCGATGCACAAATGGTAGGTATTACAGGTACAAATGGAAAAACAACAACAACTACATTAATTTTTAATATGCTACAGGCCGATAATGAATTTCAGCCACTAATTGCGGGGAATATTGGAACGGTTGCTTCAGAGGTAGCGCAAAAAGCAACAGTAGATAATCAAATGGTCGTGGAATTGTCATCCTTTCAATTAATGGGAATTCAATCATTTAAACCGCATATTGCAGTAATTACAAATATTTATGAAGCGCATTTAGATTATCATGGAACAAAACAAGAATATGCAAAGGCAAAAGCTAATATTACAAAAAATCAATCTGAAGATGATTACTTAATCGTGAATGCTGATCAAGCTGAACTAATGAAGCTAATTTCGTTCTCAAAGGCTAAATTAATTCCATTCTCAACAACTACATATCTTGAAAATGGTAGTTCAATTATAAATGGAATGGTTTCTTTTCTAGGCGAGGAAATTATGCCAAAGAGTGATATTACTTTACCGGGAGACCATAATCTTGAAAATATATTGGCAGCTGTGGCTGCCGCTAAGCTATTAGGCGTAAGTAATCAAGCGATTAGGAACGTATTAACGACCTTTAAAGGTGTGAAACACCGTACCCAATTTGTTGATGAAATTTCCGGAAGAAGATTTTTTAACGACTCTAAAGCAACGAATATATTAGCAGCTCAAAGTGCATTAAATGCATTTAATGAGCCCATTATTTTGTTAGCAGGTGGACTTGATCGCGGGAATGGTTTTGATGAATTAATCCCTTCACTAAAAAATGTTAAAGCGATAATTACTTTCGGTCAAACAGCTAATAAACTTGAGGAAGTTGCTCGGAAAGCAGGAATAGAAATCATTAAACGTGTCGATAATGTTGAGAAGGCAGTACCAGTAGCATATGACTTGTCAATGCCTGGAGATGTTATTTTACTGTCACCTGCTTGTGCAAGTTGGGATCAATATAAAACTTTTGAAGTTCGCGGTGATATTTTTATTGATGCAGTGCATAAGCTAAAATAA
- the ftsZ gene encoding cell division protein FtsZ, translating into MLEFDTNLDSLATIKVIGVGGGGNNAVNRMIEHDVQGVEFIAVNTDAQALNLSKAEIKMQIGAKLTRGLGAGANPEVGKKAAEESKEQIEEALRGADMVFVTAGMGGGTGTGAAPVIAKIAKDLGALTVGVVTRPFTFEGRKRQTQAAGGIAAMKEAVDTLIVIPNDRLLEIVDKSTPMLEAFREADNVLRQGVQGISDLIATPGLINLDFADVKTIMTNKGSALMGIGIATGENRATEAAKKAISSPLLEKSIEGAQGVLMNITGGVNLSLYEVQEAADIVASASDQEVNMIFGSVINDSLKDEIIVTVIATGFNEASVQTQQQQQQRPSFGTGQPKQNVAPTVKREQKREEIQEPVRNNTQHAEDTLDIPTFLRNRNRRN; encoded by the coding sequence ATGCTGGAATTCGATACAAATTTAGATTCATTAGCGACGATAAAAGTAATTGGCGTAGGCGGTGGCGGTAATAATGCTGTGAACCGTATGATTGAACATGATGTTCAAGGTGTTGAATTTATAGCTGTTAATACTGACGCGCAAGCTTTAAACCTATCAAAAGCAGAAATAAAAATGCAAATTGGCGCAAAACTTACAAGAGGTTTAGGTGCCGGAGCCAATCCTGAAGTTGGCAAAAAAGCTGCTGAGGAGAGTAAGGAACAAATTGAGGAAGCTCTTAGAGGAGCGGATATGGTATTTGTTACCGCAGGTATGGGTGGTGGTACAGGTACAGGAGCCGCACCTGTAATTGCTAAAATAGCAAAGGACCTAGGCGCTTTAACTGTTGGTGTTGTCACAAGACCGTTTACTTTCGAAGGTCGAAAACGTCAAACACAAGCAGCCGGCGGTATTGCTGCAATGAAAGAAGCTGTCGATACACTCATCGTTATTCCTAATGATCGCTTATTAGAAATTGTTGATAAAAGTACACCAATGTTAGAGGCATTCCGTGAAGCGGACAATGTATTACGTCAAGGTGTCCAAGGGATATCAGATCTAATTGCAACACCGGGATTAATCAACCTTGATTTTGCAGATGTTAAAACAATTATGACAAATAAGGGATCTGCACTTATGGGAATCGGTATTGCTACAGGAGAAAATCGTGCGACTGAGGCAGCGAAGAAAGCAATTTCTTCACCACTATTAGAAAAATCAATTGAAGGTGCACAAGGCGTCTTGATGAACATAACGGGTGGTGTGAATTTAAGCCTGTATGAAGTTCAAGAGGCAGCTGATATTGTAGCATCTGCATCTGATCAAGAAGTAAATATGATTTTCGGGTCTGTCATTAACGATAGTTTAAAAGATGAAATTATCGTAACTGTTATTGCGACAGGGTTTAATGAGGCAAGTGTACAGACTCAACAACAGCAACAACAACGTCCTTCATTTGGAACAGGACAACCAAAACAGAATGTTGCACCGACTGTAAAACGCGAACAAAAACGTGAAGAAATACAAGAACCTGTTCGTAATAATACTCAACATGCTGAAGATACGTTAGATATTCCAACGTTTTTAAGAAATAGAAATCGCAGAAATTAA
- the spoVE gene encoding stage V sporulation protein E, with product MLIIVTLTLLTVGLIMVYSASAIWANFKFDDSFFFAKRQLLFAGIGVIAMFFIMNVDYWTWRSWAKVILIVCFLLLVMVLIPGIGMERNGSRSWIGVGAFSIQPSEFIKLAMIAFLAKFLSEQQKYITTIKKGLLPSLSLVFLAFGMIMLQPDLGTGTVMLGTCIVMIFIAGARIFHFVILGSIGVGGFVALILSAPYRMARITSFLDPWQDPQGSGFQIIQSLFAIGPGGLFGLGLGESRQKFFYLPEPQTDFIFAILSEELGFIGGTFVLLLFSLLLWRGIRIALGAPDLYGSFLAVGIISMVAIQVMINIGVVTGLMPVTGITLPFLSYGGSSLTLMLMAIGVLLNISRYARL from the coding sequence ATGTTAATTATTGTTACACTCACATTATTGACTGTTGGACTTATTATGGTTTATAGTGCTAGTGCGATTTGGGCCAATTTTAAATTCGATGACTCCTTCTTTTTTGCAAAACGGCAGCTTTTGTTTGCTGGGATCGGTGTTATCGCTATGTTTTTCATTATGAATGTAGATTACTGGACATGGAGATCATGGGCAAAAGTCATTTTAATTGTCTGTTTTCTATTGCTAGTAATGGTATTAATTCCGGGAATTGGAATGGAACGAAATGGTTCCAGGAGCTGGATTGGTGTTGGTGCTTTTTCTATTCAACCTTCCGAATTCATAAAATTAGCGATGATAGCTTTTTTGGCCAAGTTTTTATCTGAACAACAAAAATATATTACGACTATAAAAAAAGGTTTGCTTCCATCTTTATCACTTGTTTTTCTTGCTTTTGGCATGATTATGTTGCAACCTGATTTAGGTACAGGCACGGTCATGCTAGGTACTTGTATTGTTATGATTTTTATTGCCGGAGCGAGAATATTCCATTTTGTCATATTAGGTTCAATAGGTGTTGGTGGTTTTGTCGCTTTAATATTATCCGCGCCGTATCGTATGGCTAGAATCACCTCTTTTTTAGATCCATGGCAGGACCCGCAAGGTTCGGGATTTCAGATCATCCAGTCTCTCTTTGCTATCGGACCGGGCGGATTATTTGGTCTAGGGCTAGGTGAAAGCAGGCAAAAATTCTTTTATTTGCCTGAGCCACAAACCGATTTCATTTTTGCGATTTTGTCTGAAGAATTAGGATTTATTGGCGGCACCTTTGTTCTATTATTGTTCTCCTTATTATTATGGAGGGGGATTCGGATTGCGCTCGGAGCACCAGATCTTTATGGCAGCTTCTTAGCAGTTGGAATCATATCGATGGTTGCGATACAGGTTATGATTAACATTGGAGTTGTTACTGGTTTAATGCCGGTTACCGGGATTACTTTACCGTTTTTAAGTTATGGAGGGTCATCTTTAACATTGATGCTAATGGCAATAGGAGTTTTACTAAATATTAGCAGATATGCGAGATTATAA
- the mraY gene encoding phospho-N-acetylmuramoyl-pentapeptide-transferase, with product MMEQAIFFTILMGFLITALLSPIFIPFLRRLKFGQSIREEGPKSHQKKTGTPTMGGIVILLSIIITTIVMTGKLSEPTVKTYLLLLVTVGFGLLGFLDDFIKVVLKRNLGLTSKQKLLGQIIISVIFYIVFRQSNFSTVITIPGFDYSFDLGWFYLVFIIFWLVGFSNAVNLTDGLDGLVSGTCAIAFGALAVLAWNQSQFEVAVFAVAVVGAVLGFLVFNAHPAKVFMGDTGSLALGGAIATIAILTKLEILLIIIGGVFVIETLSVILQVISFKTTGKRIFRMSPLHHHYELGGWSEWRVVVTFWTVGLLCAILAIYIEVWV from the coding sequence ATGATGGAGCAAGCAATATTTTTTACAATTTTAATGGGCTTCTTAATCACTGCACTACTTTCTCCTATTTTCATTCCTTTTTTAAGAAGATTAAAATTTGGGCAAAGTATTCGCGAGGAAGGACCGAAATCGCATCAAAAGAAAACGGGAACACCTACCATGGGTGGAATAGTTATTCTTTTATCAATTATTATTACAACAATTGTAATGACAGGAAAATTATCCGAACCGACTGTAAAAACATATTTGCTATTATTAGTTACTGTTGGCTTTGGTTTATTAGGTTTTTTAGATGATTTTATTAAAGTTGTATTAAAAAGAAATTTAGGGTTAACTTCAAAACAAAAGTTACTTGGACAAATTATTATATCGGTCATTTTTTATATTGTATTTCGTCAATCCAATTTTTCCACTGTAATTACAATACCTGGATTTGACTATTCATTCGATTTAGGATGGTTCTATTTAGTTTTTATCATTTTTTGGTTAGTGGGATTTTCGAATGCTGTAAATTTAACAGATGGACTTGATGGTCTAGTTTCCGGTACATGCGCCATTGCGTTTGGTGCACTAGCAGTGTTAGCATGGAACCAATCACAATTTGAAGTGGCTGTTTTTGCTGTTGCTGTTGTCGGTGCAGTATTAGGATTTTTAGTTTTTAATGCACACCCTGCAAAAGTGTTTATGGGGGATACCGGTTCATTGGCACTTGGAGGCGCCATTGCTACAATTGCGATATTAACAAAGCTAGAAATCTTACTTATTATAATTGGTGGGGTTTTCGTCATTGAAACCTTATCTGTTATTTTACAAGTCATTTCTTTTAAAACAACGGGAAAAAGAATTTTCCGAATGAGTCCATTACACCACCATTATGAATTAGGTGGTTGGTCAGAATGGAGAGTTGTAGTAACATTTTGGACAGTAGGGTTATTATGCGCGATTTTAGCGATTTATATCGAGGTGTGGGTGTAA
- a CDS encoding DUF881 domain-containing protein translates to MASKKSKGKSVILALVCIVLGFMLAFSYKLANKEKSGSEKLTDPQFARETELRKQLIKLKKDNRTLQTDLEKKQNTVRTMEKDLSKEEKVFFNLAEDAEKYRMFLGKVKVRGKGINVTLEDGAYDPKKENVNSYIVHDHHVFKVINELYVAGAQAIAINGQRINHNSYIICNGPVITVDGVPFPEPFRISAIGDPSVLASALSITGGVKDQLVNDNIIFTIEKNDQIQIGPILGKS, encoded by the coding sequence ATGGCGAGTAAAAAGTCAAAAGGAAAAAGTGTTATACTCGCTCTCGTCTGTATTGTGTTAGGCTTCATGCTGGCTTTTTCCTATAAACTAGCTAACAAAGAAAAATCGGGTAGTGAAAAACTTACAGATCCGCAATTTGCAAGAGAAACAGAATTGAGAAAACAATTGATCAAACTAAAGAAGGATAACCGCACATTGCAAACGGATTTGGAAAAAAAGCAAAATACCGTACGGACAATGGAAAAGGATTTATCTAAGGAGGAAAAAGTCTTTTTTAATCTTGCAGAAGATGCAGAGAAATACAGAATGTTTTTGGGCAAAGTAAAAGTTAGAGGAAAAGGAATAAACGTTACACTAGAAGATGGTGCATATGATCCGAAAAAAGAAAATGTCAATAGTTATATCGTACATGACCACCATGTTTTCAAAGTAATTAACGAATTATATGTTGCTGGTGCCCAAGCAATAGCAATAAATGGTCAAAGAATAAACCATAATTCATATATCATTTGTAATGGACCGGTAATTACCGTAGATGGTGTTCCTTTTCCAGAACCTTTTCGAATTTCTGCAATCGGAGATCCAAGTGTATTAGCATCGGCCTTGTCGATTACCGGCGGTGTAAAGGATCAACTCGTTAATGATAATATTATCTTTACGATTGAAAAAAATGATCAAATACAAATCGGACCGATTTTAGGTAAATCTTAG